TATATTTACAAATACTTCTTTCTCAGAGTAATAAACTAAACAATCATTTAAAATGCATCACTAATACTACTACGCAATTCATCTTTGATGTATTTCATGGATGAGAATGCTCTTTCTACCGTTACAGTTGCGACAGGTAAAATTAAAGTCAACTTTACAAGCAAATAAACAAGTGAATAAGTCTCCACAAGATTTtcctcaaccaatatttttgcTAAATCACCAATTCCTTTTAAATCAGAGTACCTAGTGTTACCATGTTGCATGTGCCATATGAAAGTATCAAGTTAGTGACTAAGACCTCAAAGCTTCAATTCACCAAACTCATCGGGATAATGCTTGACCAATGTCATTATTCTTTCCTTATCAAAATTAGCAAATGAGTTAGCCGGATTCAAGCTAGCCATACCAAGAAGCAAGTTACTACTCACAACATCAAAACGACTATTAAACTCCAGAAGTGGAAAATTAATCACTGCATAAAAAAGCTCAACACGTAAGTAATGTGAATAAGTAACACTAGAAAGCCTACGCTTCGACTTTCCAGGAATATAGAATTCTTCCATCTTGTGCACCAAAATATCATGTTTTGCACAAAATGAAGATACTTCATCCATCAATGTTTCCCATCTTTCATCTCTTATTTCTTGCATCCTTTCGTTTGTGATATCAAGAAATATCATGGCATTAACAATATCTTGCTCTTTCTTCTGTAAAGCTTTGCTCAACTCGTTTGACATTATCAACACTTTCAACATTAAGTGAAGTAAGAAAATAAATTCAAATGCTTTAATTTTACCTTCTGCTTGCAACCTATCATTAACATCACATTCACATTCAATTACCCCAAGTACATgaataatagaagaaaataaaataacaaagttATCCAATATTTTATAATGTGATTCCCAACGAGTGTCACCTGGCCTTTGAAGCCCTCGCTCTTGATTTAATCCTTTCCAACTTTGAACTTCACCACTCATTAGCAATTGCTCAAATAATTCTGCTTGATGTTCCCGAAGTTAGATCTCTATGCCTAAAAGAAACTCCAATCACATTTAGTAACAATAGCAAAGCAAGTCTCCACCTCCCTGTGTTTTTTAGTAACAGCTACACGCGTCAACTGTAATTGATGAGCAAAACAATgaacggaatatgccgatggaatTTCTTGCAAAATTAAAGTTTTAAGACCATTCATCTTTCCCTGCATATTACTAGCCCCATCATAGCCGTGTCCACGTATTTTGAATGGACTTAATTAGTGTTTCACTAGCAAAGAAAGTATTGCTTCTTTCAACGACTTTGCAGATGTATCACTAACACGAACAAGACCAATAAATGGCTCGTTCACTTGGCATTTTTTTTCAACATACCGCAAAGCAAGGACCATTTGTTCATGGTGTGAAATATTCTTGGACTCATCAACTAATATCTTAAAATAATCTCCATCCATGTCATCAATTATAGCTTTCATGGTCTCTTGTGCACAAGCACTCACAATATTCTTTTGAATTTCTGGCGAAGCCATCATATCATTTTTTAGAGCATGTTTTAATATAACTCTATCTAAAGATGGAAGCCTATTTTCAAGCCATTCCAAAAGCCCTAGAAAAAAGGCCTTCTTTTTTAAAGATTCACTTTTATCGTGGCTTCGAAAAGACAATTCAAAGTCCAAGAGAAACCTTGCAACATCGATCGAGGCATTTAAACGAATTCGATATTCACTTTTTTGTTTCTCAGATTGCTTTTCAAAAGCAACTTGAATTGATTGAGATTGATTTGACAAGTCTAGCATTTTATTGAAACACTTATGGTGGAGGCTATTTACTTCACCAACATGTAAATCAAGTCTTTCGGGTCCTTTATTCCAAGCTTTAAAGCCGATTTTTGTGAAAGAGTCACCCGTGATTCCATAAACGTAATCATTTTTGAATATATAACAACATAAACAAAATGTGGATCTTTCTTCAAACTATACTCTAACTATCTAGAATGCGAATCTTTAAATCAACCCGGACTAAATTGGCattttcttcccaaataaagTTTTAAGAAATTTGTGATCAACTTGTTGGCAAGGCCCTCTTTGGATGTGGTGTCTTCTCACTTCATCCCATATTCCGGAGCTATATCTATCAATGAGTTTCTCTCTCCGGGTGAGGATTAAGTGATTTCACATCAAACTCCTCTACAAGATGGGAGGAATTGTCTCTAAAATTAGAACTTGGTTGAGAAAAATTAAACCTCGTAAAAAATATGTCCATCTCAATTCACATCAATAAAACTTCCTACAAAGCAACAATGCCAAGCAAAATAACAGTTTTAATATGATTAATCATACTCCTTATATTAATACTAGAATAGAAATaacatataatagaggaatcatACCCCTTATATCAAGAACAAAGCAAAGAGAATATTTCTAATAGTGGAATCATGCCCCTTCCATCAAGAACAAAGCAAATTACACCCCTTCCATCAAgattaaagcaaaaaaaaaaattctaataggGGACTCATACCCCCTCTATCACGAACAAAAGCAAATATAATATTTCTAATAGGGGAATCACACCCCTATATTTTATTATAAGTCataactatattattattatcttaaAGATAGAAGGAACACTTACCAATTTGTGAAAGGTATCCTTGAAATCTAAATATAGCTTGGTTTCAAGCCATCCACTTTACTGAAACAATATTTCAAATAGCATTAGCACAAAATCTTAAAAACCtatgaaattaatttattaagaTAAAAGAATTAGCACATCCTCTAAAGATTTAACATCATGTAAATATGCACCATGATTGTTGTCTGCTCAAacaataaattcaaaaattaaaagaacagtAGCGAATTCAAAAACTGAAAGAAGTATCCTTGAAATTCAAATACAATTTGGTTTCTTGCAAGCATTATCTACTATAGTAAAGAACTCCAGAAAATTAAGGTAATAAAAAGAGGAATTTACAGGAGCACTTTACTCATCAATTATTTATTCAACTTAAGTGCTACTAATTggatttgcatttgatggtgtTAGTAAAAAAGGATATTTTAAATGGGGATGAACATAATCTGTTCATAAGTCATAATCAATCTAGGTCAACTGCTAATCTaggtcaaaaatcacaaaaatcaaaaaatcaatatttgtaaaaagaagaaaaacttacTCAAATAATCAAAGATTTGAAGAAGAGTCTCCCTCACCTAATAGAACTGTGGGATTCGAAGTTCAAAGGGATGCAAGGAAGTGAAGAACTGAAAGGAAAGTTGAAGTTGAAGGGAGGCAGAGAAGATTTGTTTCTTGGAGAAAAAAGAGCTTTTGTTTAATTGTTCTCTGTTGGAGTTAGATCTTTGAGAGGGTTAAAAAATATtaagctaattaagtattaagtTGACTATTATATAAAAGTATTAAACTATaactgaaataaaaaataataattcagtTAAATACTAAGTAGGTTAAAAAATATtaagctaattaagtattaaattgACTATTATATAAAAGTATTAAACTATAActgaaataaaaaaagataatataaaaaaataattcagtTGAATACTAAGTAATTAAATAATCattcaattttaaaagtaaaataaaataacatggACCGTAAGACCTCAAATTCGAACCTGGATTGTCATTCAACAGAAGGCTGTTGAGCAATTCCACAAACCAACTCCTCTATTCAGCCTTTGTGACTTAGGGGGCTGCATAAAATATCTAAAGGGGTCCTCCATATATtaacaaatatatataatatatatatatacaatatttttGCCGAGGTCAACGGATTCACCGTGACCCCTAACCCCTAGCATAGGTCCGTCCCTGAGCGCAGCAAAGCCCTTGTCCAATGTACATAGatgaataacaacaacaacaacaaccacccagtgaaaccccactagtggggtctggggagggtagtgtgtacgcagaccttacccctaccctgaaggagcagagaggttgtttccaaaagaccctcggctcaagaagacaaaaggacaaaagaagacaatattagtaacactacaaaaataatatgaaaggaatatatatatgaaaaataaaaacaacatgAAATCACGAGGAATGATACAAAGCAAAAGCAAAATAGTATCCTTACCAAACTAGACTCACAAAGTTATGACATAAGACAatactcaactacctcctagcctacaaccctaatactcgacctccacatgttCTTATCAaatgtcatgtcctcgaaaatctgaagcatcgccatatcctgcctaatcacctccccccaatacttcttaggccgccctctacctcttctcgagccctccacaaccagccgttcgcacctccttaccggagcatctgggcttctcctctgaacgtgCCCGAACCACCTGagccttgcttcccgcatctttcatcaatgggagccacgcacaccttctcccgaatatcatcattcctaatcttattcaTCCTCCTATgctcgcacatccacctcaacatcctcatttctgctaccttcatcttctagatatgtgatttcttaaccggccaacactcagtcccatacatcatggccgacctaaccaccgctttatagaacttacctttgagtgtTAGTGGCACTCTTTTGTCACACAATACTCCAGATgataacctccacttcatccatattaccccaatacggtgtgtaacatcctcgtcgatctcccctcccccttgGATAACTGACCAAAGGTACTTGAAGCTGTTTCTACTCGgaatgacctgtgattcaagcctcacattcACGCCCACTTCCCTCTGCTCAGcgttgaacttacactccaagtatttcgTCTTTGTCCTGctaagcttgaaacccttagattcAAGAGCTTGtatccaaa
Above is a window of Nicotiana tabacum cultivar K326 chromosome 8, ASM71507v2, whole genome shotgun sequence DNA encoding:
- the LOC107786863 gene encoding uncharacterized protein LOC107786863, with the protein product MSGEVQSWKGLNQERGLQRPGDTRWESHYKILDNFVILFSSIIHVLGVIECECDVNDRLQAEGKIKAFEFIFLLHLMLKVLIMSNELSKALQKKEQDIVNAMIFLDITNERMQEIRDERWETLMDEVSSFCAKHDILVHKMEEFYIPGKSKRRLSSVTYSHYLRVELFYAVINFPLLEFNSRFDVVSSNLLLGMASLNPANSFANFDKERIMTLVKHYPDEFGELKL
- the LOC107786862 gene encoding uncharacterized protein LOC107786862, with protein sequence MLDLSNQSQSIQVAFEKQSEKQKSEYRIRLNASIDVARFLLDFELSFRSHDKSESLKKKAFFLGLLEWLENRLPSLDRVILKHALKNDMMASPEIQKNIVSACAQETMKAIIDDMDGDYFKILVDESKNISHHEQMVLALRYVEKKCQVNEPFIGLVRVSDTSAKSLKEAILSLLVKH